The Saccharopolyspora gloriosae genome has a segment encoding these proteins:
- a CDS encoding NAD-glutamate dehydrogenase encodes MTSKPRSAIPDADTVRPAVIENPEASKAWLLDRAVEAAGGLGELLRTYFRHVPAEELAGDEPAELVASLQSHYELAGVRAAGRPLVRIVNPSLEPDGWRNSATVLQLVTDDMPYLVDSVIAELTRHGAEVQRIIHPIVVVRRDAAGELLEVLPQADPGAPPQDALAESWMFAEVDRITDADRLQALEQGLLTVLSDVREVVEDTERMLAKVRSVADELEGRRGRDAQDAAGLLRWLAEGHFTFLGYRHNELAEQDGRSKLNPVLASGLGVLRSDSFAAQDLTTGPDVLVSTGSGEPLVLTQASTPSTVHRSVHPFYVGVLTYDDGGEVSGEHRFLGLFTTTALHENVLDIPFIERRVRKAIHGAGFPLESYSGQRMLEEIQNYPRTELFSTDLETLRDTVTGVLALAERRKLKPFVRRDPYGRFFSCLVYLPRDRYTTRSRLAMQEVLLAELGGASVEYSTRVGESALARVHFVVHTKPGGDAPEPDLARIQQRLSEAIHTWEDQMVAEVEIASADTEEPRRVRRSEAASEAAQRYAASFPEAYKEDFSAVEGLRDLWKLESLSDEHDLRMSFYTPQNAAPGERRFKIYVTGERVTLSRVLPVLQSMGVEVVDERPYEVVPEGGERCWIYDFGLRLEAGLLDTEGAERLDTLRERFEDSFRAAWQGEAEVDRFNSLVLRAGLSWRQASVLRAYAKYLRQTGVPYSQEFIADVILTHRATTVALTRLFEVRFDPKLAADDRDAHQEELRTQITRLVDDVTSLNADRILRSYLSLITATLRTNYYTDGTRSYLAMKLEPKEIPGLPEPRPEYEIFVYSPRVEGVHLRFGSVARGGLRWSDRQEDFRTEILGLVKAQAVKNAVIVPVGAKGGFVVKRPPLPTGDPGKDREANLNEGIACYRMFISGLLDLTDNLVAGEVDPPQGVVRHDGDDTYLVVAADKGTAAFSDLANEVAGSYGFWLGDAFASGGSVGYDHKAMGITAKGAWESVKRHFRELDVDTQREDFTVVGIGDMGGDVFGNGMLLSEHIRLVAAFNHMHVFIDPEPDAASSFAERSRLFHLPRSTWDDYDRGKISEGGGVWSRSLKSIPLGDRVRTALGIDDSVTALPPAELIKAILQAPTDLLWNGGIGTYVKAGSETHGDVGDKANDAVRVDGGQLRVRVVGEGGNLGLTQLGRIEFARAGGKVNTDALDNSAGVDCSDHEVNIKVLLDHLVSEGTLDDVQRNELLAEMTDEVSELVLADNYRQNAVLGISRAHAAEMVSVHARQITALEDNGLDRELEALPGKKELRDREKKETGLSSPELATLMAHVKLSLKAQVLASDLPDADAFSGRLPDYFPKPLRERYADAIPAHPLRREITSTLLVNEVVDGAGVSYAYRLSEEISATATDAVRAFAVVTGVYDLPDLWRRIDELDNVVPSRVADEMVLQVRRLLDRAARWLLSNRPQPLAIGAEISRFRPVVAELSASVPGMLHGRAASGAQETTQRLMSEGVPADLAERVGALLDTYALLDITEVAELAERDTGFSPERSPRESAELYYMLAEHLDMERLLLAVNGLERGNRWHSLARLALRDDLYASLRALTIDVLSTSDPEEPAADKIAQWEATNASRIGRARTSLEAIKRSGSLDLATLSVATRQLRSMVR; translated from the coding sequence ATGACCTCGAAACCCCGATCCGCTATTCCTGACGCCGACACGGTCAGGCCGGCCGTAATCGAGAATCCGGAGGCCTCGAAGGCCTGGTTGCTGGATCGTGCCGTCGAAGCCGCTGGGGGGCTCGGCGAGCTGTTGCGTACTTATTTTCGGCACGTGCCTGCCGAAGAACTCGCGGGCGACGAACCGGCGGAGCTGGTCGCGTCCCTGCAGTCGCACTACGAGCTCGCCGGTGTGAGAGCCGCGGGCCGTCCGCTGGTGCGGATCGTGAATCCCAGTCTCGAACCGGATGGCTGGCGGAACTCGGCGACCGTGTTGCAGCTGGTCACCGACGACATGCCCTATCTCGTGGACAGCGTGATCGCCGAGCTGACCCGGCACGGCGCCGAAGTGCAGCGGATCATCCACCCGATCGTCGTGGTGCGCCGCGATGCGGCGGGCGAGCTGCTCGAAGTGCTGCCGCAGGCCGATCCGGGAGCGCCGCCGCAGGACGCGCTGGCGGAGTCGTGGATGTTCGCCGAGGTCGACCGGATCACCGACGCCGACCGGTTGCAGGCGCTGGAGCAGGGTTTGCTCACCGTGCTCAGCGATGTCCGGGAGGTCGTCGAGGACACCGAGCGGATGCTGGCGAAGGTCCGCTCGGTGGCCGACGAGCTCGAAGGGCGGCGCGGCCGCGACGCGCAGGACGCCGCGGGGCTGCTGCGCTGGCTCGCCGAGGGGCACTTCACCTTCCTCGGCTACCGGCACAACGAACTCGCCGAGCAGGACGGCCGGTCGAAGCTGAACCCGGTGCTGGCGTCCGGGCTAGGCGTGCTGCGCAGCGACAGCTTCGCCGCGCAGGACCTCACCACCGGGCCGGACGTGCTCGTCAGCACCGGGTCCGGCGAACCGCTGGTGCTCACCCAGGCGAGCACACCGTCCACAGTGCACCGTTCGGTGCATCCGTTCTACGTCGGTGTGCTGACTTACGACGACGGCGGCGAGGTGAGCGGGGAACACCGCTTCCTCGGGTTGTTCACCACCACGGCGCTGCACGAGAACGTGCTCGACATTCCGTTCATCGAGCGCCGGGTGCGCAAAGCCATTCATGGCGCGGGATTCCCGCTGGAGTCCTACTCGGGGCAGCGGATGCTGGAGGAGATCCAGAACTACCCGCGCACCGAACTGTTCTCCACGGACCTGGAGACGCTGCGCGACACCGTGACCGGGGTGCTGGCGCTCGCGGAACGCCGCAAGCTCAAGCCGTTCGTGCGCCGCGACCCGTACGGCCGGTTCTTCTCCTGCCTCGTGTACCTGCCGCGGGATCGCTACACGACCCGTTCCCGGTTGGCGATGCAGGAAGTGCTGCTGGCCGAGCTGGGCGGCGCGAGCGTGGAGTACAGCACTCGCGTCGGGGAGTCGGCGTTGGCCCGCGTGCACTTCGTGGTGCACACCAAGCCCGGCGGTGACGCCCCGGAACCGGACCTGGCTCGCATCCAGCAGCGGCTGTCCGAAGCGATCCACACCTGGGAGGACCAGATGGTCGCCGAGGTGGAGATCGCCTCGGCCGACACCGAGGAACCGCGCCGGGTGCGCCGCTCGGAGGCCGCCAGCGAGGCGGCCCAGCGCTACGCCGCGTCGTTCCCCGAGGCCTACAAGGAGGACTTCAGCGCGGTAGAGGGCCTGCGGGACCTGTGGAAACTGGAATCCCTGTCCGATGAGCACGACCTGCGCATGTCGTTCTACACGCCGCAGAACGCCGCGCCCGGCGAGCGCCGCTTCAAGATCTACGTCACCGGTGAGCGGGTGACGTTGTCGCGGGTGCTGCCGGTGCTGCAGAGCATGGGCGTCGAGGTCGTCGACGAGCGCCCCTACGAGGTGGTGCCCGAGGGCGGCGAAAGGTGCTGGATCTACGACTTCGGCCTGCGGCTCGAGGCCGGGCTGCTCGACACCGAGGGCGCCGAACGGCTCGACACGCTGCGCGAACGTTTCGAGGACTCGTTCCGCGCGGCCTGGCAGGGCGAGGCGGAGGTGGACCGCTTCAACTCGCTGGTGCTGCGCGCCGGGCTCAGCTGGCGCCAGGCTTCGGTGTTGCGCGCCTACGCGAAGTACCTGCGCCAGACCGGCGTGCCCTACAGCCAGGAGTTCATCGCCGACGTCATCCTCACCCACCGGGCGACGACGGTGGCGCTGACCCGGCTGTTCGAGGTGCGCTTCGACCCGAAGCTCGCCGCGGACGACCGCGACGCGCACCAGGAGGAGCTGCGCACCCAGATCACCCGGCTGGTCGACGATGTGACCAGCCTCAACGCGGACCGGATCCTGCGCAGCTACCTGAGCCTGATCACGGCGACGCTGCGCACGAACTACTACACCGACGGCACTCGCTCCTACCTGGCGATGAAGCTGGAGCCGAAGGAGATCCCGGGCCTGCCGGAGCCGCGGCCGGAGTACGAGATCTTCGTGTACTCGCCGCGAGTGGAGGGTGTGCACCTGCGCTTCGGTTCCGTCGCGCGCGGCGGGCTGCGCTGGTCGGACCGGCAGGAGGACTTCCGCACGGAGATCTTGGGCCTGGTCAAGGCGCAGGCGGTGAAGAACGCGGTGATCGTGCCGGTCGGCGCGAAGGGCGGCTTCGTGGTGAAGCGGCCGCCGCTGCCCACCGGTGATCCCGGCAAGGACCGGGAGGCGAACCTGAACGAGGGCATCGCCTGCTACCGCATGTTCATCTCCGGCCTGCTGGACCTGACCGACAACCTCGTCGCCGGTGAGGTCGATCCGCCGCAGGGCGTCGTCCGGCACGACGGCGACGACACGTACCTGGTGGTGGCCGCGGACAAGGGCACGGCGGCGTTCTCCGACCTCGCCAACGAGGTCGCCGGTTCTTACGGTTTCTGGCTCGGTGACGCGTTCGCCTCCGGTGGTTCCGTGGGCTACGACCACAAGGCCATGGGCATCACCGCGAAGGGCGCTTGGGAGAGCGTCAAGCGGCACTTCCGCGAGCTGGACGTGGACACCCAGCGCGAGGACTTCACCGTCGTCGGCATCGGCGACATGGGCGGTGACGTCTTCGGCAACGGCATGCTGCTGTCCGAGCACATCCGGCTCGTCGCCGCGTTCAACCACATGCACGTGTTCATCGACCCGGAACCGGACGCGGCGAGTTCTTTCGCGGAGCGCAGCAGGCTGTTCCACCTGCCCCGATCCACGTGGGACGACTACGACCGCGGCAAGATCAGCGAGGGCGGCGGCGTGTGGTCGCGGTCGCTGAAGTCGATTCCGCTGGGCGACCGGGTCCGCACCGCGCTGGGCATCGACGACTCGGTGACCGCGCTGCCACCGGCCGAGCTGATCAAGGCGATCTTGCAGGCTCCCACCGACCTGCTGTGGAACGGCGGCATCGGCACCTACGTGAAGGCAGGCAGCGAGACGCACGGCGACGTGGGGGACAAGGCCAACGACGCGGTCCGCGTCGACGGCGGTCAACTGCGGGTGCGGGTCGTGGGTGAGGGCGGCAACCTCGGCCTCACCCAGCTCGGGCGCATCGAGTTCGCCCGTGCCGGCGGCAAGGTCAACACCGACGCGCTGGACAACTCGGCGGGCGTGGACTGCTCGGACCACGAGGTCAACATCAAGGTCCTGCTGGACCACTTGGTCTCCGAGGGCACGCTGGACGACGTGCAGCGCAACGAGCTGCTCGCGGAGATGACCGACGAGGTCTCCGAGCTGGTGCTCGCCGACAACTACCGGCAGAACGCGGTGCTCGGCATCTCCCGCGCGCACGCCGCCGAGATGGTGTCGGTGCATGCCAGGCAGATCACCGCGCTGGAGGACAACGGCCTCGACCGCGAACTGGAGGCGCTGCCCGGCAAGAAGGAGCTGCGCGACCGGGAGAAGAAGGAAACCGGGCTGAGCTCGCCGGAATTGGCGACGCTGATGGCGCACGTGAAGCTGTCGCTGAAAGCTCAGGTGCTGGCCAGCGATCTGCCGGACGCGGACGCGTTCAGCGGGCGGCTGCCGGACTACTTCCCGAAGCCGCTGCGGGAGCGCTACGCCGACGCGATCCCGGCGCACCCGCTGCGCCGCGAGATCACCTCGACGCTGCTGGTCAACGAGGTCGTTGACGGCGCGGGCGTGTCCTACGCGTACCGGCTGTCCGAGGAGATCTCCGCCACCGCCACCGACGCGGTGCGGGCGTTCGCCGTGGTCACCGGCGTGTACGACCTGCCGGACCTGTGGCGGCGGATCGACGAGCTGGACAACGTGGTGCCCAGCAGGGTCGCCGACGAGATGGTGCTGCAGGTCCGCAGGTTGCTGGACCGGGCGGCGCGCTGGCTGCTGTCGAACCGGCCGCAGCCGTTGGCGATCGGTGCGGAGATCAGCCGGTTCCGGCCGGTCGTGGCCGAACTGTCCGCGAGCGTGCCGGGCATGCTGCACGGCCGGGCCGCCAGCGGGGCGCAGGAGACGACGCAACGGCTCATGTCCGAGGGCGTGCCCGCCGACCTGGCGGAACGCGTCGGGGCGCTGCTGGACACCTACGCGCTGCTGGACATCACCGAGGTCGCCGAGCTCGCCGAACGCGACACCGGGTTCAGCCCGGAACGCAGCCCTCGGGAGAGCGCGGAGCTGTACTACATGCTCGCCGAGCACCTCGACATGGAGCGGCTGCTGCTGGCGGTCAACGGGCTGGAACGCGGCAACCGCTGGCATTCGCTGGCCCGGCTGGCGCTGCGCGACGACCTCTACGCCTCGTTGCGGGCGTTGACGATCGACGTGCTCAGCACCAGCGACCCGGAGGAACCGGCGGCGGACAAGATCGCCCAGTGGGAGGCCACCAACGCTTCCCGGATCGGGCGGGCGAGGACGTCGCTGGAGGCCATCAAGCGCTCCGGCAGCCTGGATCTGGCGACGTTGTCGGTGGCCACGCGTCAATTGCGCAGCATGGTCCGGTGA